The following coding sequences lie in one Amycolatopsis cihanbeyliensis genomic window:
- a CDS encoding NAD(P)(+) transhydrogenase (Re/Si-specific) subunit beta has product MSWLQSESFVGVLYIIAFAMFIYGLMGMTGPRTAVRGNWIAAVGMGIAIVATLLMPGMSNWLLIALGVLLGTVIGVPAARKVKMTAMPQMVALFNGVGGGTVAIIGWVEFRTTDGYTHEPVHVAIASLFAVIVGSVSFWGSNVAFGKLQEILPTKPITVGRLQQPLNVVVLLAAVVCSVVIAAGGQSEWLIIGVLVAAAAFGVMVVLPIGGADMPVVISLLNALTGLSAAAMGLALDNTALIVAGMIVGASGSILTNLMAKAMNRSIPAIVGGGFGGGAAAASDRPDVDRSVRSTSAADTAIQLAYAGKVAVVPGYGMAVAQAQHAVREMAEILEGKGIAVSYAIHPVAGRMPGHMNVLLAEADVPYAQLKEMDESNSEFGHTDVTLVIGANDVTNPAAETDPSSPIYGMPILKVNSSRSVIVLKRSMGSGFAGIDNDLFFDPKTSMLFGDAKSSIGGIVEELKAL; this is encoded by the coding sequence ATGAGCTGGCTGCAGAGCGAGAGTTTCGTCGGCGTGCTCTACATCATCGCCTTCGCGATGTTCATCTACGGCTTGATGGGGATGACCGGCCCGCGGACCGCGGTGCGCGGCAACTGGATCGCCGCCGTCGGGATGGGTATCGCGATCGTGGCCACCCTGTTGATGCCGGGGATGAGCAACTGGCTGCTGATCGCGCTCGGCGTCCTGCTCGGCACCGTGATCGGCGTACCGGCGGCGCGCAAGGTGAAGATGACCGCGATGCCGCAGATGGTGGCGCTGTTCAACGGTGTCGGCGGTGGCACGGTGGCGATCATCGGCTGGGTGGAGTTCCGCACCACGGACGGCTACACGCACGAGCCCGTCCACGTGGCGATCGCCTCCCTGTTCGCGGTCATCGTCGGTTCGGTGTCGTTCTGGGGCTCCAACGTCGCCTTCGGCAAGTTGCAGGAGATTCTGCCGACCAAGCCGATCACCGTGGGACGGTTGCAGCAGCCGCTGAACGTGGTGGTGCTGCTCGCCGCCGTGGTGTGTTCCGTGGTGATCGCCGCGGGTGGCCAGTCCGAGTGGCTGATCATCGGGGTGCTGGTGGCCGCGGCCGCCTTCGGGGTGATGGTGGTGCTGCCGATCGGCGGCGCCGACATGCCCGTGGTGATTTCCCTGCTCAACGCGCTCACCGGACTCTCGGCCGCCGCCATGGGTCTCGCGCTGGACAACACGGCGCTGATCGTGGCGGGCATGATCGTGGGTGCCTCGGGTTCGATCCTGACCAACCTGATGGCCAAGGCGATGAACCGATCGATCCCGGCGATCGTCGGGGGCGGGTTCGGTGGTGGCGCCGCGGCCGCGAGCGACCGGCCCGACGTCGATCGGTCGGTGCGCAGCACGAGCGCGGCGGATACCGCGATCCAGCTCGCCTACGCCGGGAAGGTCGCGGTGGTGCCCGGGTACGGGATGGCCGTCGCGCAGGCGCAGCACGCGGTTCGCGAGATGGCCGAGATACTCGAGGGCAAGGGCATCGCGGTCTCCTACGCGATCCACCCGGTCGCGGGCCGGATGCCGGGGCACATGAACGTGTTGCTCGCCGAGGCCGATGTGCCCTACGCGCAGCTCAAGGAGATGGACGAGAGCAACTCGGAGTTCGGCCACACCGATGTCACGCTGGTGATCGGTGCCAACGATGTGACCAATCCCGCAGCCGAGACCGACCCCTCCTCACCCATCTACGGGATGCCGATCCTCAAGGTGAACTCCAGCCGCTCGGTGATCGTACTGAAACGATCGATGGGATCCGGTTTCGCCGGTATCGATAACGACCTTTTCTTCGATCCCAAGACGAGCATGCTGTTCGGCGACGCGAAATCCTCGATCGGCGGGATCGTCGAGGAACTGAAAGCCCTGTAG
- a CDS encoding S8 family peptidase has translation MRATPGRLRYAATIAAAALALPQLTAAPAGADLLAPVSDTLDAVLSAASGADRMTVLVHGTDLAAADRAVREAGLSRLTGFDRIGVVAASGTADQVGSVRDAEGVVYVEHNDPLRTFASSGTGATRSAAARAALTGADGNPLDGRGVSVAVIDTGVDPTHPAFREPDGSSRVVRNMKSLCLQGTGTGCILRVPDFLDTDTLSVGGHGTHVTGIAAGSPYRLGDGTAVGGSAPGSKIVSISTGAALVVLGTDAALNWVLENHEAPCGPGVPASTCPPIKVVNNSYGPSGGGDFDPNSATVKLQRALAAEGVVTVWANGNDGGDGSANLSNPPGQDPTPGVLSVASYNDAGSGTRDGTVSAFSSRGLATDRRSWPDISAPGENIVSSCRLYLLICTQGLQPKNGPGLLDLGTYNVISGTSMAAPQITGIVAQLFQAGPGATPGEIEHALKATAHKYRDGAPYQRAGAYTSSFDKGAGLADVVAAATLLGAGPA, from the coding sequence ATGCGCGCAACACCCGGCAGGCTGCGGTACGCCGCGACGATCGCGGCAGCGGCCCTCGCCCTGCCCCAGCTCACCGCGGCGCCCGCGGGTGCCGACCTCCTCGCCCCGGTCTCGGACACCCTGGACGCCGTGCTGTCCGCGGCGTCCGGTGCCGACCGGATGACCGTCCTGGTACACGGCACGGACCTCGCGGCGGCGGATCGAGCCGTGCGGGAGGCCGGGCTGAGCAGGCTCACCGGCTTCGACCGGATCGGCGTGGTGGCCGCCAGCGGAACCGCCGACCAGGTCGGCTCGGTCCGCGACGCGGAGGGTGTGGTGTACGTCGAGCACAACGACCCACTGCGGACCTTCGCCAGCAGCGGCACCGGGGCGACCCGCAGCGCCGCCGCGCGGGCCGCACTCACCGGAGCGGACGGCAACCCGCTGGACGGCAGGGGAGTCTCCGTCGCGGTGATCGACACCGGGGTGGACCCGACGCACCCCGCCTTCCGCGAGCCGGACGGCTCCAGCCGGGTGGTGCGCAACATGAAGAGCCTCTGCCTGCAGGGCACCGGGACCGGCTGCATCCTGCGGGTGCCGGACTTCCTGGACACCGACACGCTTTCGGTCGGTGGGCACGGCACGCATGTCACCGGCATCGCGGCCGGCAGCCCGTACCGGCTGGGTGACGGTACCGCGGTGGGCGGGTCGGCACCGGGCTCGAAGATCGTGTCGATCTCCACCGGGGCCGCGCTGGTCGTGCTCGGCACCGACGCCGCGCTGAACTGGGTGCTGGAGAACCACGAGGCGCCGTGCGGACCGGGCGTGCCGGCGAGTACCTGCCCGCCGATCAAGGTGGTGAACAACTCCTACGGCCCCAGCGGCGGCGGCGACTTCGACCCGAACTCGGCCACCGTGAAGCTGCAGCGCGCGCTGGCCGCCGAGGGCGTGGTCACGGTGTGGGCCAACGGCAACGACGGCGGTGACGGCTCGGCGAACCTGTCCAACCCGCCCGGCCAGGACCCGACACCCGGTGTGCTGTCCGTGGCCTCCTACAACGACGCGGGCTCCGGAACCAGGGACGGCACCGTGTCCGCGTTCTCCTCCCGCGGCCTTGCCACCGACCGGCGGAGCTGGCCGGACATCTCCGCGCCGGGGGAGAACATCGTCTCCTCCTGCCGGCTCTACCTGCTGATCTGTACCCAGGGGCTGCAACCGAAGAACGGTCCCGGCCTGCTCGATCTCGGCACGTACAACGTGATCAGCGGCACCTCCATGGCGGCACCGCAGATCACCGGCATCGTGGCGCAGCTGTTCCAGGCCGGTCCGGGCGCCACCCCGGGGGAGATCGAGCACGCGCTCAAGGCGACGGCGCACAAGTACCGCGACGGGGCGCCGTACCAGCGGGCGGGCGCCTACACCTCCAGCTTCGACAAGGGCGCCGGCCTTGCCGATGTGGTGGCGGCCGCCACCCTGCTCGGCGCCGGGCCCGCCTGA
- a CDS encoding TetR family transcriptional regulator — MPTEPASRQERKQRTRQALLKAAFELVADRGFATVSLREVTKRAGVVPTAFYRHFASLDELGVALVEESIRTLRRMIRSARRDPQTYQDIIRASVHTLHEHVRAHEAHFRFLIRERYGGPEVVRRAVGTELRLFASELAVDLARFEYLREWSTEDLHLIADLIITAMQASVEELIEAVPRDEETDEQIVRTAQKRLRLIVLGVPNWRSSP; from the coding sequence ATGCCCACCGAGCCCGCGAGCAGGCAGGAGCGCAAGCAGCGCACCCGCCAGGCGCTGCTGAAGGCGGCATTCGAGCTGGTCGCCGACCGTGGGTTCGCCACCGTGAGCCTGCGTGAGGTGACCAAGCGGGCCGGCGTCGTGCCGACGGCGTTCTACCGGCACTTCGCGTCCCTCGACGAACTCGGGGTGGCGCTGGTCGAGGAGTCGATCCGCACCCTGCGCAGGATGATCCGGTCGGCCCGCCGCGATCCGCAGACCTACCAGGACATCATCCGCGCCTCGGTGCACACCCTGCACGAGCACGTGCGGGCACACGAGGCCCACTTCCGGTTCCTGATCAGGGAGCGCTACGGCGGCCCTGAGGTGGTCCGGCGCGCCGTCGGTACCGAGCTACGGCTGTTCGCCAGCGAGCTCGCGGTGGATCTGGCCCGGTTCGAGTACCTGCGCGAGTGGAGCACCGAGGACCTGCATCTGATAGCCGACCTGATCATCACCGCGATGCAGGCCAGTGTCGAGGAGCTGATCGAGGCCGTACCCAGGGACGAGGAAACCGACGAGCAGATCGTCCGGACGGCACAGAAACGCCTCCGCTTGATCGTTCTCGGGGTGCCGAATTGGAGGAGTTCGCCATAG
- a CDS encoding NAD(P) transhydrogenase subunit alpha, with amino-acid sequence MLVQSLAILVLAGFVGFVVISKVPNTLHTPLMSGTNAIHGIVLLGALIVLGQGAEGVLNKVLLVVAIVFGTINVVGGFLVTDRMLGMFKEKPGARAQQGTNGERR; translated from the coding sequence ATGCTGGTACAGAGCCTGGCGATCCTGGTGCTCGCCGGATTCGTCGGTTTCGTGGTGATCTCCAAGGTGCCGAACACCTTGCACACGCCACTGATGTCCGGGACCAACGCCATCCACGGCATCGTCCTGCTCGGCGCGTTGATCGTGCTCGGGCAGGGGGCCGAGGGAGTGCTGAACAAGGTGCTCCTGGTGGTCGCGATCGTGTTCGGGACCATCAACGTCGTCGGCGGGTTCCTGGTCACCGACCGGATGCTCGGCATGTTCAAGGAGAAGCCCGGCGCCAGGGCACAGCAGGGTACGAACGGGGAGCGCCGATGA
- a CDS encoding DUF3145 domain-containing protein produces the protein MSTRGNTRGVVYVHSSPSAVCPHVEWAISGTLGGRVELRWTAQPAAPGQLRAECGWRGPAGTGGKLASALKAWPMVRFEVAEEPSQGVDGERFCYAPGLGLWHGRTSANGDIVVGEDQLRTLVAKCRAGEQLAHKLDELLGANWDEALEPFRHAGDGAPVTWLHQVG, from the coding sequence GTGAGCACCCGTGGTAACACCCGTGGCGTGGTGTACGTCCACTCGTCGCCGTCTGCGGTATGTCCGCACGTCGAGTGGGCTATCTCGGGCACCCTTGGTGGCCGAGTTGAGTTGCGTTGGACGGCCCAGCCGGCCGCCCCCGGGCAGCTGCGTGCCGAATGTGGCTGGCGGGGTCCGGCGGGCACCGGCGGCAAGCTCGCGTCCGCGCTCAAGGCGTGGCCGATGGTTCGGTTCGAGGTAGCCGAGGAGCCGAGCCAGGGCGTGGACGGCGAGCGGTTTTGCTATGCCCCGGGGCTGGGGTTGTGGCACGGCCGCACCAGCGCGAACGGCGATATCGTCGTCGGCGAGGACCAGTTGCGTACGCTGGTGGCCAAGTGCAGGGCGGGCGAGCAACTCGCGCACAAGCTGGACGAACTGCTCGGAGCCAACTGGGACGAGGCGCTCGAGCCGTTCCGGCACGCCGGGGACGGAGCCCCGGTCACCTGGTTGCATCAGGTCGGCTGA
- a CDS encoding Re/Si-specific NAD(P)(+) transhydrogenase subunit alpha — protein sequence MVETQPLTVGVVKESKPGETRVALVPKLVERLVRRGLSIVVEPGAGAAAALPDELFEQAGARIGDAWDADAVLKVAPPTSAEVGKLGAGKILIGFLSPLSNVDGLGELADAGVTAFAVESIPRISRAQAMDALSSQSSVAGYRAVLLAAQRLPRFFPMLTTAAGTVPPAKVLVLGAGVAGLQALATAKRLGAQPTGYDVRPEVAEQVRSVGAQWLDLGIEAVGEGGYARELSEEERAEQQRRLTEATTGFDAVITTALVPGRKAPTLVTAEAVRGMRPGSVIVDMAGEAGGNCELTEPGEDIVAENVTICSPLNLPAEMPAHASELYARNLTELLELFVDSEGRLSLDFSDEIVAGACVAGGEEKAD from the coding sequence GTGGTGGAAACCCAGCCGCTCACCGTCGGCGTGGTGAAAGAGTCGAAGCCGGGCGAGACCCGGGTCGCACTGGTCCCGAAACTGGTCGAGCGGCTGGTCAGACGCGGCCTGTCGATCGTGGTCGAGCCTGGTGCCGGCGCGGCGGCCGCGTTGCCGGACGAGCTGTTCGAGCAAGCGGGGGCGCGGATCGGGGACGCATGGGACGCCGATGCCGTGCTCAAGGTCGCGCCACCGACATCGGCGGAGGTCGGCAAGCTCGGTGCGGGCAAGATCCTGATCGGTTTCCTCTCCCCGCTGTCCAATGTGGATGGGTTGGGGGAGCTGGCGGATGCGGGGGTCACGGCCTTCGCCGTCGAGTCCATCCCGCGGATCTCCCGTGCGCAGGCCATGGACGCGCTGTCCTCGCAGAGCAGCGTGGCCGGCTACCGGGCGGTGCTACTCGCCGCCCAGCGCCTCCCGCGTTTCTTCCCGATGCTCACCACCGCGGCGGGCACCGTTCCGCCGGCCAAGGTGCTGGTGCTGGGCGCGGGCGTGGCGGGGCTGCAGGCACTGGCCACGGCCAAGCGGCTCGGCGCCCAGCCCACCGGCTACGACGTCCGCCCCGAGGTCGCCGAGCAGGTGCGCTCGGTGGGTGCGCAGTGGCTGGACCTCGGCATCGAGGCCGTCGGCGAGGGCGGGTACGCCCGCGAGCTGTCCGAGGAGGAACGCGCCGAGCAGCAGCGCAGGCTCACCGAGGCGACCACCGGGTTCGATGCCGTGATCACCACCGCGCTGGTCCCCGGGCGCAAGGCGCCCACACTGGTCACCGCCGAGGCGGTACGCGGGATGCGGCCGGGCAGCGTGATCGTGGACATGGCGGGCGAGGCGGGTGGCAACTGCGAGCTGACCGAGCCCGGCGAGGACATCGTGGCGGAGAACGTGACGATCTGCTCGCCGCTGAACCTGCCCGCGGAGATGCCCGCGCACGCCAGCGAGCTGTACGCCAGGAACCTCACCGAACTACTCGAACTCTTCGTGGACTCCGAGGGCAGGTTGTCGCTCGACTTCTCCGACGAGATCGTCGCTGGCGCGTGCGTCGCCGGTGGCGAGGAAAAGGCGGATTGA